In Oryza sativa Japonica Group chromosome 8, ASM3414082v1, the sequence gacggcgccgcggcggcggtgacgtcaCCCATGGTGTCGGGGGCTTGCTCGCTCTGTTTCTTCTTGGATTTGGGAAGATAATTAGTGCTTACCAGCCTCGTGAGCATATATAGTGTGTAATCTTTGGTTGAAGTCTTTAGTTTGTGTTTTTTTCATATCATGTCAGTGTGGGGGTGAGTTTGTTTACATatgtattttataataattgagTGTAGCTTATTTGAGCAAATACCTAAACGTTATTGCATTATTTATAATAACATCATTAATTATTACACTCTATTTAAAGATGATATcagatattttaaaataaatagagatgATTTTAAATGCTCGAACAGTAAGGTTATGGACAATGGCATGATGTGCacgtgtagtttttttttttatggtgaTGGATCATGGAAGCAAGAAACAGAGTTGAGCTAACGAGTAGGCGTCGTTTTTTAAGTTGTGATAATAAGTATACTTGTACTGTCACGGTTATCAAAAGGGAATTGAAGTCTTGGCAAGTTGGcaactaagggcctgtttagttggtaAAGAGAGAAGCCAAACAAAAGGCCTGTTTAGTactttagttggtgaaataaaatttttgggtgtcacgtcggacgtttgaccagatATCAGAAAGGGTTTTGGAAgacgaatgaaaaaaactaatttcataactcgcttggaaatcacgagacgaatcttttgagcctaattaagccgtcattagcacatgtggattactatagcacttatggctaatcatggactaattaggctcaaaggattcgtctcgcgatttacatgcaaaatgtgcaattagtttttctttttatctatatttaatgctccatacatttgttcaaagattcgatgtgatgctTTTACGAAAAGTTTTTttgtggaactaaacaggcccaaaATAGAAGCGTGCATAAGGGTAATAAGAAAATTTAGTAATAAATAACATTTTTATAACAGTTAAAGTATTTCTTGTCTCAACTATTGTAAGTAGATAGTCATTAATTTAAGAGTCCCACTACGATGCTCTATATTGGTAGTAGAAAACAATAAGAACCATTGAGCTAATTTGAGCAAATGGATCAGATATATTTTACTACACCCTAATTAAAGGTAGTAGAAACGTGGAGACgtattattgtaaaaaaaaatatattgaggGGGGTATAATTGTCATTTAAACAATGATTGAATCCCCTCCTAAGCTTTTTAGATGGAACATGAGCGATGTCAGCACAAAGAATGACTATAGATCGATCTAGtcggaaaaaaaacataaacaaaGTTACGCTTAATCACTATATtagtaaattactaatttaaCTTTGATAACGAACGGTTCAAATCATTTCTACTGGTAGTATAATATTATTAATATAGAGCAGCGGAGCATCGTTCTTAATttaaattacatatattttgTTATAAAAACATATTTGTTTAAGAGGATATATCACACACTATCTTTGAACATGTCGACAAAGGTTGCATACTTCCAACCACCCACTTTGGCGATCGAACAACTAATGCAGACTGTTTGTCGAACTTTCTTCCTTGTTCGATCTGCAGAGGAAGCTCAAAAAGGCTACCTGTGGCGCAAGAATATCGCAATTGTGGCTGTCGTCGAGTGACGCATGcaccattgctgctgctgcatttaAACAGGATAAATAAATTGAATAAACCTGCAGCTGATCGAGCTCATCTCCGGCCTTCGTTGAGAATTTGTCTCCTTAAGAACTGTGGCTGATTGAGCTCCTCCAAATTCGTTTGTATTAGGAGGGTCACGTCCCTTTCTAAGTTAAGTTATTTTTAGGACGAAGTAAGCAGCAAGTAGCAGTGGCAGTTGTGCTCCCTTCTCTTAAGCTCTTTTTGCTTCCTGCAAGGAATGATTGTGGCTTAATGCATAAATATGACGGATAAAAATTAAAGTTGGATAGCAAGTCAAAAAGATCTGTAAAAGCAGGGGAATGCACACCTTGTTGACTCAAAGCAGACAACAGATAGTCCAAAAGATGACTTGAGCATTCTGACAGAGTGCTTAAGGTGCTTCCTAAAACTTTCTTAATTAGCATCGGCTTCTTACTTAATTAATGTCTTTGGCCATTCAAAACACAAGCACATGGCCACTTCGCCATCGATAATATGATAGTGGTGGGGGGTCAGCATCATCATATCGCCATCGATAATGGCATGAAACATTTATCCCACACGGTTGCCCGGTAAAGAGGCCAGCACAAATAACGCATAGAAAAGTAGGATAACGACTTAACGAGTCATAAAAAATAGAGAAAGAAATGAGAAAAAGCAGGGAAAGAAGCTTTGCATTGCACACCATATTGTCTCAAACTCAAAGGACACAGCATACATATATGAATATAGGGGCATAGGACACAGCATATCGGCACTTAtaatctcttctctactattataaaaattaaagatgtttttgtcagtattttggtatgtcattcgtatttgagtcggtttttaagttcgtttgcttttgaaaatacagatctgtgtatgagtcgGATTTtcagttcgtttgcttttggaaatacaaaagatGTCATATAagaattttctttaaaaaacttgcacgctaacttgagatgaaagtcggactcctaattacagctcattattttctaaaaagaaattcGAGAGAATTCCCATGGTGAATTTCAtcctagctaaaccgtataagaataataagattaaaatagcattcactCGTTGCAAAGCACatacattttttctagtaataatATTGCAACCAAGGATTACTTGCGGATCAGCCCACAAACCATTTATAGGCCATTAAATGGGTCATAGCCCATCTACGGGTGTACGGGCTGGCCCACTTATATCCTTATTGCAACCTGGTCCAAAATATTTATTACTGTGTGTACTAATCGTTTGTACTAGAAAATAAAGGATCAAAATTGCGTGAGAAGAGTGAAAGTCATCATCATATAATACGTAGGATAACCAAGGATCAAAGTCGCAGGGCTTATGTGAACTTTTATCCGAATTTTTATTTTCGGCCCAGCATATGTTGGgctgtttctttttttgctCGTGTCTATTTCTCTTTCGGGCTTAGTAGGCCTTCTTTTAGAATAGGCCGAATTCAGGCAGATGGGCCTCACTGCCCATGCAcatgtttttttctcaaaaaaaaagtttttttttcaatttatatAACACAGAGTTTGTATGTTATTTGTATATGTACAACTTTTGTACGTATTTTTTCTTTCTCAAAATGTTTTTTCAATTTGTAGATACAAAACTtttacacatatatgtataaaattccgatgtatttttttttcatatgtatgtgcaaagcttatatatatgaattatatatataacgtTATATGTATAAATTTTCTGTGCATAACAATTTTGGGCCAGTCCAATAATTAAgcgtaagaaaaaaaagaacatgagagatGGGAGGAAACAGGGACGACCGAGAGAAGTGGGTCTCTGAGGCGACATGTGCCGCTCCCGCGCGCGTGACCCACTGTGTATTAGCGCTgcctaaataaaagaaaagaaaagaaactgaGGAACTCTAACTGAGGAATCAattcatcctaaaataagttAACTAAAATAAGTTAACTTTGTACAATATATAACACATCATAATACTAAAAATTTAGATTGGATTaacttattttaagacggagggagtacgttgtttttttttccattccaCACAAATGGACCAAACGGTTTATAAGTGATTATATTTCAGCTCCCATACAACCTATAGTGTGCTAACGTAACCTTGAATTTTAGCTCAGTGGCTTGTCGTTTTCTCGTTTTCTGATAAGTAATATCAGGATTACGTTCTGTatgaactctttttttttttaagtaaagctGGGCGAAAGCCTTTTCTCCAAAATATCAGGATTACGTCTCAGCTCACCACAAAGCCCACAAATCATCGGATTCATATTTCCGTCTCTTTCAGAGCAGGATTTCAGTTATCCAGGTGTGTTCTCCAAACATCCAAAGATCTAGACAGACCAGGTTACAAAGAACAGTGCCAACAATGGTGTAAATTTCTATCTCCATCCTTTATTTATCGGCAATACACACAATATTTGTAGTATATATCATTATCTTTTCATACATATTTAGCTGAAAATATATTAAGTATACATTCCTAGATGAAAGCAtagatggacattctccagctAACACACCAGCTCGGAAAAATTGTTTCGTGCCGATGAACAGAGCCGAACATAACTGAACTCTCACTAACATTTGACTTGAGTGTATTTGATTGATGGAGTGACATCAGCATCTAGCAGTGTTTTAAATAGCAGACTAAGATATTTTGTGGTAGATTATCTCAAACGGTAAATAACAGCTAAAATGCATATGAGAGTAAATAGCTAGATCATTTTCGAATAGCTAGCTACAATTATAGCCCGAGATTTAAAACCTTTGGTATCTAGGCGGAGTAGAGCTGAGGGTTGGAGAGCCTCGGCGTGGGCACGGCGACCAGCGGCGTGGCCTTCTTCATCACGATGCCGAACCGCTCGGCGAGGTCCAGCCGCTCGCCGGCCGGCAGCTCCCAGTCGAACGCCTGCACCAGCATCGCCAGCGAGTAGGCCACCATCCGCTCCGCCATGGCGACGCCGGCGCAGATCCTCCTCCCGGACCCGAACGGCATGTACTCCTGCTCGCTCCCGGTGAAGTCCagcctccgccctccgccgccgtccgccggcaAGAACCTCTCCGGGATGAAGTGTTCCGGGTCCTTCCACACCGCCGGGTCCCTCTGGATCGCCCACACGTTGACGAACACCCGGGCGCCCGCCGGGACGCGGTGGCCGCCCACCGTGGCGTCCTCGCCGGGGCAGTGCGGCACCATCAGCGGCAGCGCCGGGTGCAGCCGGAGCGTCTCCTTGACCACCAGATTCAGGTAGTGCAGCTTCGGGAGGTGGCTCTCCTCCACCACGCCGTCGCGCCCCACCACCGCGTCGAGCTCCTCCCGCACCTTGCGCAGCGTCCCCCTGTTCTGGAGCATCTCCGCCATGCCCCATTCCACGGTGTTCGACGTCGTCTCCGTCCCCCCGATCACCATGTCCTGCAGCCAAATCACACAGCCATGAATGGTGGTGTCGTCGTCTCCGACGCCGGCAGTGCAGTGACTGAGCAGTGAGCACTTACCATGAGCAGGGCCTTGACGTTGGTCATGGTGAAGGCGGTCTTCCCGTCGCCGCCTTCCTTCTCCAGCTTGAGCATGTACTCGAGGAAGTCCGACGccgtctcgccggcggcggcggcatggtcgGACTCGGTCCTCTTCTGGATGATCCTGGCGAAGATGTCGTCGAAGCGGTCCTTGAGCAGGTCGGACTTGTTGCGGATGCCCTGGATGTCGAGCGGCGCCAGCGCCGGGAAGAAGTCGGACACGTTGGGCGCGCCGAGCAACTCGGTGATGTCGGCGACGAGCTCCCGGAACTCCTTCCCCACCGTCGTCCGCTCGCTCTCGCTGCCGACGTTGCCGCCCCACAGCGCGCCGGTCACCACGTTCATCACGGTGAGGAACATCTGCGCGCCGACGTTGACGGGCTCGCCGGACCGCGCGCGCAGGTGGTGGAGCGTGGCCATGAActcccggcggcggaggccgtggAGGCTGTCGAGGCCGGCGGGGCCGATCATCTCGTGGACGCagatgcggcggaggaggcgccacGTGGGGCCGACCGGGTTCCACACGATGTTCTGCCCGCCGCCGTAGGAGATGGAGCACGCGGCGTCGGGCGTGTCGCGGTTGGAGAAGACGAGGTCGTGGTCGCGCAGCACCTCCCGCGCCAGCGCCGGCGAGGTGACGACGACGCCGAGCTTGGAGCCGAGGCGGATAGAGAAGATGGGGCCGTACctggcggcgaggccggcgaagTAGGTGTGCAGCTCCGGGTCGAGGGACAGCAAGCTGCCGACGAGCGGCAGCCCCGTCGGACCCGGCGGCaggccggcgccgcggccgcgccggaCCGCGACGGCGAGGtacagcagcgccgccgcgaacAGGGCGGCGTAGAGCAGCATCGCTGGGGTGGATGTCACCTCCATGACTGCCAAGCAATCGAGATATTAATGCACTCTTAGGTGGAAAATGGAGCTAATCCATCAACCTATTTAGGGTGTATTCGGCACCCTCTTTTCTCAACCCCTCTCTCTCAATTTTTCACGCGcacactttttaaactgctaaatgatacgttttttgcaaaaatataaaaaatttctttaaaaatcaaattaatctatttttgaaaaaaaatagatataattaatcacgcgctaaatggatcgctccgttttccataATTACAACTCCCTTCGTATTTTAAtggatgacgccgttgactttttaactaacgtttgacctttcgtcttattcaaaaaatttatataattatcatttattttattgtgactttatttatcatcaaatattttttaagcatgatataagtatttttatatttacataaaaaattgaataaaatgaatggttaaacattagttaaaaagtcaacggcgtcatatattcaaatacggaggaagtattcCGGATGGGAACCAGGAtacccgaacacagccttatagtataaatagattaatatggttttcAAGCAATTTTTCTATAATTGTATTTTCAAAACACAATCGTTTAACTGTTTGAGAATTGGCTTATTCGAAAAACGAATGGATAGAAGTTAGGAAAGGGAAGAAAATAACATGCcctaagctaagctagctgcAAATCCACATATATAAATCCTCTTGATCAAATGCAATCCCAACCAAACACGGCAAGACGACGAGGATTTCATGGATTGCTCCGCCGGAAGGATCAGTGCGAGTGGACGGAAGCGCGCGGTGGATGGCACGATGGAGATGCCGAGTTTGTTTCGTTCTCGATCGACTTCTCGCGCCAAAAACAAGGAGGGACGTAGGAGGAAGAGAAATGGACAGGGGGCACTGGCCAGTGAcatctactctctccgttttataatataagtcattttaacatttttcatattcatgttaatgttaataaatctagacatatctatctatctggatttattaacattaatataaatatagaaaatactagaatgtgtaacggaggaagtactaccaATCTAGAAGAATCTTGTTATGTTTTCTCACAGCCTCATCTGGATATTTTTGTTCAAGGAAATTATACCATGATTGCTGACGAATAAACGAAAATGGGGGTAAATTATTGTGGGTTGCCCTGTCATGTCAGGTACTCAGGTGTAGTGTAGCTCGTGCATGCCCTCGTGCGAATAAACAAGTCATGGAATCAGGCACTTAAACCAAGAGTAATCCATCCGTCTCAATATAAATACAACATCCGTTA encodes:
- the LOC4346237 gene encoding flavonoid 3'-monooxygenase CYP75B137, producing the protein MEVTSTPAMLLYAALFAAALLYLAVAVRRGRGAGLPPGPTGLPLVGSLLSLDPELHTYFAGLAARYGPIFSIRLGSKLGVVVTSPALAREVLRDHDLVFSNRDTPDAACSISYGGGQNIVWNPVGPTWRLLRRICVHEMIGPAGLDSLHGLRRREFMATLHHLRARSGEPVNVGAQMFLTVMNVVTGALWGGNVGSESERTTVGKEFRELVADITELLGAPNVSDFFPALAPLDIQGIRNKSDLLKDRFDDIFARIIQKRTESDHAAAAGETASDFLEYMLKLEKEGGDGKTAFTMTNVKALLMDMVIGGTETTSNTVEWGMAEMLQNRGTLRKVREELDAVVGRDGVVEESHLPKLHYLNLVVKETLRLHPALPLMVPHCPGEDATVGGHRVPAGARVFVNVWAIQRDPAVWKDPEHFIPERFLPADGGGGRRLDFTGSEQEYMPFGSGRRICAGVAMAERMVAYSLAMLVQAFDWELPAGERLDLAERFGIVMKKATPLVAVPTPRLSNPQLYSA